The following are encoded together in the Bacillus sp. V2I10 genome:
- a CDS encoding carbohydrate ABC transporter permease — protein MKIEKTEALAHPAVQLPKSSIWHDIYKNKVLYLFISPFYLLFLAFGLFPVLFSLFLSFQSWAGIGEMEFVGLVQFQYLITDPVFWKAIGNTFIIWFLSTIPMLFGALCIAFLLNVPMLRFKGFYRTAFFLTNVTSIVAVTIIFKSIFGNQYGLLNYILTVIGLEPVQWMNSGILVKIVIASMVVWRWAGYNAIIYLAGLQSIPNTLYEAAKIDGASSYQMFFHITIPMLRPIILFTVLMTTIGSMQLFTEPQVLLGDSGGVGESGLTIALYMYQQGFIKHEFGYAAAISWALFLIIALFSLFNWKVVQKTGVKS, from the coding sequence ATGAAAATTGAAAAAACGGAAGCACTTGCACACCCAGCCGTTCAGTTACCTAAAAGCAGCATCTGGCATGATATTTATAAAAATAAAGTATTGTATCTCTTTATATCGCCATTTTATCTTCTCTTTTTAGCATTTGGTTTGTTTCCTGTACTCTTTTCTTTATTTCTGTCATTTCAAAGCTGGGCCGGAATTGGAGAAATGGAGTTTGTCGGGCTGGTCCAATTCCAGTATTTAATAACGGATCCTGTTTTTTGGAAGGCAATTGGAAATACCTTTATTATTTGGTTTTTATCAACCATTCCCATGCTGTTTGGCGCATTGTGTATTGCGTTTTTGCTGAATGTACCCATGCTCAGATTCAAGGGATTCTACAGAACCGCTTTTTTCTTAACGAATGTTACATCTATCGTAGCGGTTACCATTATCTTTAAATCTATATTTGGAAATCAATATGGTCTCCTCAATTATATATTAACCGTGATCGGTCTTGAGCCTGTTCAATGGATGAACTCTGGCATTCTAGTCAAAATTGTGATTGCTTCCATGGTTGTCTGGCGATGGGCAGGTTATAACGCCATTATCTACCTTGCAGGCCTTCAAAGTATTCCAAATACACTTTACGAAGCTGCAAAAATAGATGGTGCGAGTTCTTATCAAATGTTTTTTCATATCACGATTCCCATGCTTCGACCTATTATCCTGTTTACGGTTTTAATGACAACAATAGGATCCATGCAGCTGTTCACTGAGCCGCAAGTTTTGCTTGGAGATTCGGGCGGCGTTGGAGAATCGGGCTTAACAATTGCTTTGTACATGTATCAGCAAGGGTTTATCAAGCATGAGTTTGGATATGCAGCAGCCATTTCATGGGCACTATTTCTAATCATTGCTCTTTTTTCATTATTCAACTGGAAAGTTGTTCAGAAGACTGGCGTGAAATCCTAG
- a CDS encoding carbohydrate ABC transporter permease: MKARLNKMILHLILLIGVFISIFPFYWLVVMASNKTGDILAFPPKLTLGNELFANIGKILENVDFFQAFLNTLFVAGASTAGILFFCSLSGFTFAKFMFPGKRILFGGLLVTLMIPSQLSFIPSFLMVAEIGWASTFKALIIPGIASAFGIFWIKQFAEEAIHDSLLDAGRLDGCSPFRLYWHIALPILRPALAFLGIFSFIGSWNDYLWPLVALNDPEKFTLQVALSQLNGIYTTDYGMIMAGTLMATLPLIIFFIFVSRQFISGITAGAIKD; the protein is encoded by the coding sequence ATGAAGGCACGGTTAAATAAAATGATCCTGCATCTTATCTTATTAATAGGTGTTTTCATTTCTATCTTTCCTTTTTACTGGCTTGTCGTTATGGCTTCAAATAAAACGGGCGACATTCTTGCGTTTCCTCCTAAACTGACACTTGGCAATGAGCTTTTTGCAAATATCGGTAAGATCCTCGAGAATGTGGACTTCTTTCAGGCTTTTTTAAACACCTTATTTGTGGCTGGAGCATCAACAGCTGGCATCTTATTCTTTTGTTCACTTTCAGGATTTACGTTCGCAAAGTTCATGTTTCCCGGAAAAAGAATATTGTTCGGGGGCCTGCTGGTCACACTGATGATTCCTTCGCAGCTTTCATTTATTCCATCTTTTCTTATGGTTGCGGAAATAGGCTGGGCCAGTACGTTTAAAGCGCTGATCATCCCGGGCATCGCCAGTGCTTTTGGGATCTTTTGGATCAAGCAGTTTGCTGAGGAAGCTATCCACGATAGTTTGCTTGATGCGGGAAGACTCGATGGCTGCAGTCCCTTCAGGCTATATTGGCACATTGCTCTGCCAATCTTGAGACCGGCGCTTGCATTTCTGGGTATTTTCTCTTTTATTGGCAGCTGGAATGACTATTTATGGCCGCTTGTGGCTTTAAATGATCCTGAAAAATTCACGCTGCAAGTTGCTTTATCGCAGTTAAATGGGATATACACAACAGATTACGGGATGATTATGGCAGGTACATTAATGGCCACTCTCCCATTAATCATCTTCTTCATTTTTGTAAGCCGTCAATTTATCTCTGGCATAACAGCTGGTGCCATAAAAGATTAA
- a CDS encoding Gfo/Idh/MocA family protein has product MTLKIGFIGTGGIAKFHINNLAKIKDVQVSALCDVQVERAQAEAQQWPDAKAYANVNDMLDDRNLDAVYICVPPMVHGEAEKAVIERGIPFLVEKPLGIDHKQPDDILKLVEAKKLITSVGYHWRYQEGVQRALSMLTERKAGMALGYWMGGMPMVPWWRLQEGSGGQFVEQTTHIVDLLRYLCGEVKEVYASYGKRVMHEKVKGTTVADVGTVTLTLHNGMVATISNTCMSPVGHKVGLDIYTEQGVLEITGSGLKEISPDRTFDYHDRKNPYLLEDEAFIQAVQTGDPSSVLSDYRDAVKTHKVTLAANESAESGKPVSLKELSRI; this is encoded by the coding sequence ATGACGTTGAAAATTGGATTTATAGGTACAGGCGGTATTGCAAAATTCCATATAAATAATCTTGCCAAGATAAAAGATGTACAAGTATCAGCCTTATGCGATGTTCAAGTGGAAAGAGCGCAGGCGGAAGCACAGCAATGGCCTGATGCAAAGGCTTATGCAAATGTAAACGATATGCTTGACGATCGGAATTTAGATGCCGTTTACATATGTGTTCCTCCTATGGTGCATGGTGAAGCAGAAAAAGCTGTTATTGAAAGAGGTATTCCTTTTCTTGTGGAGAAGCCGCTTGGCATTGATCATAAACAGCCGGATGACATTTTAAAGCTTGTAGAAGCAAAAAAGTTGATTACATCTGTAGGTTATCATTGGCGCTATCAGGAAGGAGTTCAAAGAGCACTTTCTATGCTCACTGAACGTAAGGCTGGTATGGCGCTAGGCTACTGGATGGGAGGCATGCCCATGGTGCCATGGTGGAGACTTCAGGAAGGTTCAGGAGGACAATTTGTTGAACAAACAACCCATATCGTTGATTTATTGCGCTATCTTTGCGGAGAGGTGAAAGAGGTTTATGCCTCCTATGGTAAACGTGTGATGCATGAAAAAGTAAAAGGAACTACCGTTGCTGATGTAGGGACTGTTACATTGACTCTCCATAATGGAATGGTTGCAACAATATCCAATACATGCATGTCTCCTGTTGGACATAAGGTTGGCCTTGACATTTATACAGAACAGGGAGTTTTGGAAATTACAGGATCAGGACTGAAAGAGATTTCTCCAGACCGTACTTTTGACTATCATGATAGGAAGAACCCTTATCTTTTAGAAGATGAGGCTTTTATTCAGGCTGTACAAACAGGTGATCCATCCAGTGTTTTATCAGATTATAGAGATGCTGTCAAAACGCACAAGGTAACATTGGCAGCGAATGAATCGGCTGAGTCCGGGAAACCGGTTTCACTTAAGGAGTTGTCAAGAATATGA